In a genomic window of Niallia taxi:
- the nrdF gene encoding class 1b ribonucleoside-diphosphate reductase subunit beta, with protein MTKYAVNWNQHEDDYTQMFYTQNTRQFWLPEEISLSSDKNTWGELSPTEQDTYMKVLGGLTLLDTEQGGEGMPLISMHVSGLQRKGVLSFMGMMEQIHAKSYSTIFTTLATEEEIDQVFDWVHNHPQLQKKGKLISEYYQKLFKPEVSKYDLYMATVASVYLESFLFYSGFFYPLFLAGQGKLTASGEIINLIIRDESIHGVYVGLIAQELYGQLTIEEQERAAKERLDLIETLYQNELGYTQDLYEKIGLVDEVNKFIRYNANKACMNLGYEAVFASEAINPIVENGMKTDTKNHDFFSVKGNGYVKATKVEPLSDDDFVFDWKTNE; from the coding sequence ATGACTAAGTATGCTGTTAACTGGAATCAGCATGAAGATGATTACACACAAATGTTTTATACACAAAACACGAGACAGTTTTGGCTGCCTGAAGAAATCAGTCTTTCATCTGATAAAAATACTTGGGGCGAATTGTCGCCAACAGAGCAAGACACTTACATGAAAGTGCTTGGCGGTTTGACATTGCTTGATACAGAGCAGGGCGGAGAAGGAATGCCGCTGATCAGCATGCATGTAAGCGGATTGCAGCGTAAAGGCGTACTGTCTTTCATGGGGATGATGGAGCAAATCCATGCGAAATCTTATTCTACGATCTTTACAACGCTTGCTACAGAGGAAGAGATTGACCAAGTATTTGATTGGGTTCACAATCATCCTCAATTGCAGAAAAAAGGCAAGCTTATCTCTGAATATTATCAGAAGCTGTTCAAGCCAGAAGTAAGCAAGTATGACTTGTACATGGCTACAGTTGCTTCTGTTTACTTGGAATCATTCTTATTTTATTCTGGATTCTTCTATCCATTGTTCCTAGCAGGGCAAGGGAAGCTGACAGCATCTGGCGAAATAATAAACTTAATAATTCGCGACGAAAGTATTCACGGTGTTTATGTTGGTTTAATAGCGCAAGAGCTATACGGCCAACTGACAATCGAGGAACAAGAGCGTGCAGCTAAGGAAAGACTTGACCTAATCGAAACACTTTACCAAAATGAGTTAGGCTATACGCAGGATTTGTACGAAAAAATCGGCTTAGTAGACGAGGTTAATAAATTCATTCGTTATAATGCCAACAAAGCGTGCATGAATCTTGGCTATGAAGCTGTTTTTGCATCAGAAGCAATCAATCCAATTGTTGAAAATGGAATGAAAACAGATACAAAAAACCATGACTTCTTTTCCGTTAAAGGAAATGGTTATGTTAAAGCAACGAAGGTGGAACCATTATCAGATGATGATTTTGTGTTTGACTGGAAAACTAACGAGTAA
- a CDS encoding LacI family DNA-binding transcriptional regulator has translation MTKKITMQDIADQLNISKNSVSQALTGKAGVSEKTRHLVEATARELGYEYLPLRKNYHYNSDRKTIKIALIASDYAFSLKGFFGEIYLSMEKEITSQNNSLMIQSISKEAIESLELPSFILNGAVDGVLILSHLRTEYIQKIISTGIPAVLVDHHHPHINADAVLTNNRFGAFIAVEHLVNLGHKEIGFVGNISISPSYYERLEGFQLALSQYGLNKDDSVILTDIEEDEDSVKAAMKRVSKQPTAWFCVNDGLGFLVSSYLLQSGYKIPKHISVCNFDNGQLSKLATPKITTMDIDLELFGKRAVEQLLWRINNKETANQEVLLPATLLVRESTGPAPK, from the coding sequence ATGACAAAAAAAATTACGATGCAAGATATCGCAGACCAATTAAATATTTCAAAAAATTCCGTCTCGCAAGCATTAACAGGGAAGGCGGGAGTTAGTGAAAAAACACGGCATTTAGTAGAAGCAACTGCAAGAGAGCTAGGCTATGAATATTTGCCTCTTCGCAAAAATTATCATTATAACTCTGACCGCAAAACCATAAAAATTGCGCTTATTGCCTCTGATTATGCATTTTCACTTAAAGGCTTCTTCGGGGAAATTTATTTAAGTATGGAAAAAGAGATAACTAGTCAAAACAATAGCTTGATGATCCAATCGATAAGCAAAGAAGCCATTGAGTCCCTTGAGTTACCCTCCTTTATTCTTAATGGTGCAGTTGATGGAGTTTTAATCCTGTCACACTTGAGAACAGAATATATTCAAAAAATTATCTCTACAGGCATTCCTGCAGTGTTAGTTGATCATCATCATCCTCACATCAACGCTGATGCAGTATTAACAAATAATCGTTTCGGCGCCTTTATCGCTGTAGAACATTTAGTAAACTTGGGGCACAAGGAAATCGGCTTTGTTGGCAATATTTCCATTTCTCCAAGTTATTATGAAAGATTGGAAGGATTTCAGCTTGCATTAAGCCAATATGGACTAAATAAAGATGACAGTGTCATACTTACAGACATTGAGGAAGATGAGGACAGTGTTAAAGCAGCGATGAAACGAGTGTCTAAACAACCAACTGCCTGGTTTTGTGTTAATGATGGCTTAGGGTTTCTTGTCAGCTCGTATCTATTGCAATCTGGCTATAAAATCCCTAAACATATTTCTGTCTGTAATTTTGATAATGGGCAACTATCAAAGCTTGCCACACCGAAAATCACAACAATGGACATCGATCTTGAACTTTTCGGGAAAAGAGCGGTTGAACAGTTATTGTGGAGAATCAATAATAAAGAAACAGCCAATCAAGAAGTACTTCTGCCTGCCACACTGCTTGTAAGGGAGTCCACCGGGCCTGCCCCAAAATAA
- a CDS encoding ABC transporter substrate-binding protein, producing the protein MKKKLNKAVSLVVAATVSVSVLAGCSKGDKKDSDKNGVTTIEFWAAPNPPQQAYWKEMAKEFEKENPKVNINVSAIKESPSSEASIQSAIAGKSAPTMSENINRGFAAQLAESKALVPLNEIEGWEDILTNRNMTETVEPWEFSDGNQYVLPIYSNPMLFGWRLDILKELGINEAPKTYSEMLEATKRLKAKYPDKFLWAKPDLADPTAWKRWFDFFMLYDAASEGNNFIEGNKLVADDKAGLQVLTFMDDLRKENAYLLKTVTDPFETGVGIFTDIGPWTLTYWEEKFPKMVYGETFTLAPPPVPDNMNTENVRTFADTKGLVIYASATDQQKHAAMKFISWVYANPEHDLKWLEQTNLPPARDDLAENEAFTTFFSENPALQPYANAVPFGIPSIDNPKYNELQTFIGQHAVNPIVKGKNTPKNGWNDMKKAIEGGL; encoded by the coding sequence ATGAAGAAAAAACTTAATAAAGCGGTGTCTTTAGTGGTGGCAGCAACAGTTTCGGTATCGGTTTTAGCAGGCTGCAGCAAGGGAGACAAAAAAGACTCTGATAAGAATGGAGTCACAACGATAGAATTTTGGGCTGCACCAAATCCTCCGCAGCAAGCATATTGGAAAGAAATGGCCAAGGAATTTGAAAAGGAAAATCCTAAGGTTAACATTAATGTTAGCGCTATCAAAGAAAGTCCCTCATCAGAAGCTAGCATACAATCAGCTATTGCTGGGAAAAGTGCTCCTACTATGTCTGAAAATATAAATCGTGGATTTGCTGCACAGCTTGCTGAAAGTAAAGCGCTTGTGCCTCTCAATGAAATAGAGGGATGGGAAGACATTTTAACAAATCGGAACATGACAGAAACAGTTGAACCGTGGGAGTTCTCTGATGGAAATCAATATGTACTGCCTATTTACTCTAATCCGATGCTATTTGGCTGGAGGCTGGATATTTTAAAAGAATTGGGAATAAATGAGGCTCCTAAAACATATAGCGAAATGCTTGAAGCTACAAAAAGGCTGAAGGCCAAGTATCCTGATAAATTTTTGTGGGCCAAGCCGGACTTAGCAGATCCCACAGCGTGGAAACGATGGTTTGATTTCTTTATGCTGTATGATGCTGCATCAGAAGGAAATAACTTCATTGAAGGAAACAAGCTAGTTGCAGATGATAAGGCCGGACTACAGGTATTGACCTTCATGGATGATCTGCGTAAAGAAAATGCCTACTTATTAAAAACAGTAACAGATCCTTTTGAAACAGGTGTGGGTATTTTCACTGACATTGGTCCATGGACGCTGACATACTGGGAAGAAAAGTTTCCGAAAATGGTGTACGGAGAAACATTTACACTTGCACCGCCGCCTGTTCCAGATAATATGAATACAGAAAATGTAAGAACATTTGCGGATACTAAAGGATTAGTTATCTACGCTTCAGCAACAGATCAACAAAAACATGCAGCAATGAAATTTATCAGTTGGGTATATGCAAACCCTGAACACGATTTAAAGTGGCTTGAACAAACAAATCTACCTCCTGCACGGGACGACTTAGCTGAAAATGAAGCTTTTACAACATTTTTCAGTGAAAATCCTGCACTGCAGCCGTATGCAAATGCTGTGCCATTTGGAATTCCATCAATAGACAATCCAAAATATAATGAGCTGCAAACCTTTATTGGCCAACATGCTGTCAATCCAATTGTAAAAGGAAAAAATACTCCAAAAAACGGGTGGAATGACATGAAAAAGGCAATAGAGGGAGGGCTTTGA
- a CDS encoding carbohydrate ABC transporter permease yields MRKQNGVGWLFASPYLLYAILFFAIPLVWSFYLSTTDWNLISPEYNFKGITNYIDVFRSPGVQAALLVTFKFMAVFVPLVIVMSMIVAAIVHGLPKFKGIFLIGFFLPYLASGVVSSFIVKGLLSYNSPLNTTLRGKFGMDIDWLGSPFAALCVVAVIIAWKFTGYYALILTSGFESINAEIYEAAAIDGANAWQRFFKITLPLLYPAIYTVIILSIGVTFGIFTEVYQLTGGGPDYATNTWQMEIFTQAFKNLQAGYASAIAIVASVVTFLSIFVIRKLLEMWGKRNGWV; encoded by the coding sequence TTGAGAAAGCAAAATGGGGTGGGCTGGCTGTTTGCCAGTCCTTACCTCCTCTATGCCATCTTATTTTTTGCGATACCGTTAGTATGGTCCTTTTATTTATCAACAACTGATTGGAACTTAATATCACCAGAATACAATTTTAAAGGGATTACTAATTACATCGATGTGTTCCGGTCTCCTGGTGTACAAGCAGCATTACTTGTTACCTTTAAATTTATGGCTGTGTTTGTGCCATTGGTTATCGTCATGTCTATGATTGTTGCTGCAATCGTTCATGGACTCCCAAAATTTAAAGGTATCTTTCTAATCGGATTTTTCCTGCCGTATTTAGCATCTGGAGTTGTGTCATCCTTTATCGTTAAAGGATTGCTTTCATATAATAGTCCCCTTAACACAACTCTCAGAGGAAAGTTTGGAATGGATATTGATTGGCTTGGTTCTCCTTTTGCTGCATTATGTGTCGTCGCAGTTATCATCGCTTGGAAGTTCACTGGTTATTATGCGTTAATACTTACCTCTGGATTTGAAAGTATAAATGCTGAAATATATGAAGCAGCAGCAATCGATGGAGCGAATGCTTGGCAGCGTTTCTTTAAGATAACACTGCCACTGCTATATCCAGCAATTTATACTGTTATAATTTTGTCTATTGGTGTTACATTCGGAATCTTCACGGAAGTATATCAATTGACCGGAGGTGGACCGGATTATGCAACAAATACGTGGCAAATGGAAATCTTCACACAAGCCTTTAAAAATTTGCAGGCTGGTTATGCATCTGCGATAGCAATTGTTGCTTCTGTTGTTACGTTTTTATCCATCTTTGTTATAAGAAAACTATTAGAAATGTGGGGAAAGCGCAATGGTTGGGTCTAA
- a CDS encoding carbohydrate ABC transporter permease, whose amino-acid sequence MVGSNRKGMLLRYIVASVLLCMMVFPYLYMVMSSFAVWDQVDQSLVPTKLTLRSYEWLFGGGDVSVPRPWIRAFFNSVIVSAGSTALMMVTGAVVAYALAKMNFKGRKTVDNIILFQMFFPAIILLVPSFLIIQNAGLYDTYWAMIIPKAMSLWAVFMYTNFFRAIPDTFLEAAKLDGAGHLQILWKVVLPMSKSITTVVFLFLFMERWSELLWDMLVIKSDNMLTLNVLLSQMFGPYGGYPGPMYAASVLLTLPIIILFLFFTKKFQEGMQFTLK is encoded by the coding sequence ATGGTTGGGTCTAATAGAAAGGGAATGTTGCTCCGCTATATAGTCGCAAGCGTGCTTTTATGCATGATGGTTTTTCCATATCTATATATGGTGATGAGTTCATTTGCCGTGTGGGATCAAGTGGACCAAAGTTTGGTGCCAACTAAGCTCACATTACGCTCATATGAATGGCTGTTCGGTGGAGGTGATGTGTCTGTTCCAAGGCCATGGATACGTGCATTCTTCAATAGTGTCATTGTTTCTGCAGGATCAACTGCACTCATGATGGTCACTGGTGCTGTTGTTGCATATGCATTAGCTAAAATGAACTTTAAAGGACGTAAAACAGTCGATAACATCATCCTATTTCAAATGTTTTTCCCAGCGATAATTTTGTTAGTACCATCATTTTTGATTATTCAAAATGCAGGATTGTATGACACTTATTGGGCGATGATTATTCCGAAAGCAATGAGTTTATGGGCGGTGTTTATGTATACGAACTTTTTCCGGGCAATTCCAGATACTTTTTTAGAAGCAGCAAAGCTGGACGGCGCAGGCCATCTGCAAATCCTGTGGAAAGTAGTGCTGCCGATGTCAAAATCAATTACAACGGTTGTTTTTCTGTTCTTGTTTATGGAAAGATGGTCAGAATTATTATGGGATATGCTTGTCATTAAGAGTGATAATATGCTGACACTAAATGTACTGCTATCGCAAATGTTTGGGCCGTATGGCGGTTATCCAGGACCGATGTATGCTGCTTCTGTATTATTGACGTTACCTATTATAATTCTGTTCCTCTTCTTTACGAAAAAATTTCAAGAGGGTATGCAATTCACATTAAAATAA
- a CDS encoding DUF1861 family protein, translating into MTNQQIQTCKELLTAFQNNPQTTNPEKLRFTNDNHKDIYNITAPFKNDGKGTIAGRVESRDSEESEVHFFTEENGVWKQNRDTPIFKLQDPFVTKIAGELLFGGVETFPHPTKKHSLGWRTILMKGSTIANLEQFAIGPDGMKDIRLVELLDGSIGMFTRPQGEKGGRGKIGFKRLSSIDKITVDEIENTPLLENQFVDNEWGGVNEAQVLSNGKIGVLGHVARFDKQKNRHYYPMVFMIDPETGYYSDMKIIATRANFQKGPCKRADLQDVVFSGGLIRKPNKTADLYAGTSDVEAQKITIPDPFFQYET; encoded by the coding sequence ATGACGAACCAACAAATACAAACATGCAAAGAATTGTTAACAGCATTTCAGAATAATCCTCAGACAACTAATCCTGAAAAGTTAAGATTTACAAATGATAATCATAAGGATATATACAATATAACAGCACCATTTAAGAACGACGGAAAAGGAACCATTGCTGGAAGAGTTGAGTCACGGGACAGCGAGGAATCAGAAGTACACTTCTTTACGGAAGAAAATGGGGTATGGAAACAGAATAGAGATACCCCAATATTTAAGCTTCAAGATCCTTTTGTTACTAAAATTGCCGGAGAGCTCCTATTCGGAGGAGTCGAAACTTTTCCTCACCCAACAAAGAAACATTCTTTAGGTTGGCGAACTATTTTAATGAAAGGTAGCACAATAGCTAACTTAGAACAATTTGCGATAGGACCTGATGGCATGAAGGATATACGATTAGTAGAACTACTAGACGGTTCTATCGGTATGTTTACAAGGCCTCAAGGGGAAAAGGGCGGCAGAGGCAAAATAGGATTTAAACGGTTATCTTCCATAGACAAAATAACAGTGGACGAAATAGAAAATACACCATTGCTAGAAAATCAGTTTGTGGATAATGAATGGGGTGGAGTTAATGAGGCTCAAGTGCTGTCGAACGGAAAAATTGGTGTATTAGGACATGTTGCCCGATTTGATAAACAAAAAAATCGCCATTATTATCCGATGGTGTTTATGATTGACCCTGAAACTGGCTATTATTCAGATATGAAAATAATAGCAACAAGGGCTAATTTTCAGAAAGGACCATGTAAACGAGCGGATTTACAAGATGTAGTTTTTAGTGGGGGATTAATCCGAAAACCTAATAAAACAGCAGATTTGTATGCAGGAACTAGTGACGTAGAAGCGCAAAAAATAACGATTCCAGACCCTTTTTTTCAATATGAAACCTAA
- a CDS encoding BtaManbiosPhlase produces MKIYRYEQNPLLTPHDVMPYHEGFEVIGAFNAGITVYQAEIIMLVRIAERPLCDDPNIVKAPVYNSCTSTLEIYKFFKSDSKYDFSDPRVIRKKNQEKWSYLTSLSYLRIARSKDGRHFTIDNEPFIYPSNKLESLGIEDPRITKIEDTYYIYYSAASQVGVGEAMVSTKDFKEIQYHGMIFAPENKDVAIFPELINGKYYALHRPVPCSNASPEIWIAESENLLHWGNHQHLLGTRAGKWDACRIGGGAVPFRTNKGWLELYHGATEDHRYCMGAVLLDINDPAKVIARSKYPLVEPEADYETDGFFGGVVFSCGVLVEQDIIKMYYGAADTSMACIEMDLKEVLDSLTYY; encoded by the coding sequence ATGAAAATCTATCGATACGAACAAAATCCATTGCTAACACCCCATGATGTAATGCCGTATCATGAAGGCTTTGAAGTAATAGGTGCATTTAATGCGGGGATAACAGTGTATCAAGCAGAGATAATAATGCTCGTTCGGATTGCAGAAAGACCGTTATGTGATGATCCTAATATTGTAAAAGCACCTGTCTATAATTCTTGCACAAGTACACTGGAAATATATAAATTTTTTAAGAGTGATTCAAAATATGATTTTTCAGATCCTCGCGTAATAAGAAAAAAAAATCAAGAAAAGTGGTCCTACTTAACCTCTTTATCGTATTTAAGAATTGCCCGCAGCAAAGATGGGCGTCATTTTACTATAGATAATGAGCCATTTATTTATCCATCTAATAAATTAGAGTCATTAGGAATTGAAGATCCTCGGATAACAAAAATAGAGGATACCTATTACATTTACTATAGTGCTGCATCCCAAGTCGGTGTTGGCGAAGCAATGGTATCAACAAAGGATTTTAAAGAAATACAATATCATGGGATGATTTTCGCACCTGAAAATAAAGATGTCGCTATATTTCCTGAATTGATAAATGGAAAGTATTATGCACTCCACAGACCGGTTCCGTGTAGCAATGCATCACCCGAAATTTGGATTGCTGAATCTGAAAACTTACTTCATTGGGGAAATCACCAGCATTTACTCGGTACTAGAGCAGGGAAGTGGGATGCATGCAGAATTGGAGGAGGTGCAGTACCATTCAGGACAAATAAAGGCTGGTTAGAGTTGTATCACGGCGCAACAGAAGATCACCGTTACTGTATGGGTGCTGTTTTACTAGACATTAATGATCCTGCAAAGGTTATTGCTAGATCAAAATACCCATTAGTAGAACCGGAGGCGGACTACGAAACAGATGGATTTTTTGGCGGAGTGGTGTTTTCATGTGGTGTCCTGGTAGAACAAGACATAATCAAAATGTATTATGGAGCTGCAGATACTTCCATGGCATGTATTGAAATGGATTTGAAGGAAGTTCTAGACTCATTGACATATTACTAA
- a CDS encoding dihydrofolate reductase family protein — translation MENRKLVVYIAQSLDGYIATKDDSLEWLFQVEGEGDNGYSKFYNTVDTILIGKRTYDWIMEQEKGEFPYKGKECYVFSRTPKEATEHVQFVQGDIVSFMQDLKSKQGKNIWMVGGGNILHPFLEKGLVDELIVTIAPAVIGDGIPLFKAGDYKLNLHLKSARTFNQFVELQYKVLHE, via the coding sequence ATGGAAAACCGAAAGCTAGTTGTATACATTGCACAAAGCTTGGACGGATATATTGCCACAAAGGATGATTCCTTGGAATGGCTGTTCCAGGTCGAAGGAGAAGGAGACAACGGTTATTCAAAATTTTATAACACGGTTGACACTATTCTGATTGGAAAACGTACATATGACTGGATAATGGAGCAGGAGAAAGGTGAATTCCCGTATAAAGGGAAAGAATGTTATGTTTTTTCAAGAACACCTAAAGAAGCAACAGAGCATGTTCAATTTGTCCAAGGAGATATTGTTTCGTTTATGCAAGACTTGAAAAGCAAGCAAGGCAAAAATATTTGGATGGTTGGCGGTGGAAACATCCTTCATCCATTTTTGGAAAAAGGATTGGTAGATGAGCTGATTGTTACCATTGCTCCTGCCGTCATTGGCGATGGAATCCCTTTATTTAAAGCTGGAGACTACAAGCTTAATCTTCATTTAAAAAGCGCGAGAACATTTAACCAATTTGTCGAGCTCCAATATAAAGTACTGCATGAATAG
- a CDS encoding flavodoxin family protein, with product MSVVVIFGGTRPQGNTEILTEKALTNITAERIYIGDFHIESILDKRHDAAGFHDRNDDYNSILDRILPHDTIIFATPIYWYSMSGIMKNFIDRWSQSLRDANYPNFKQQMSAKKGYVIAVGGDAPHIKGLPMIQQFQFIFSFIGMEFAGYILGIGNKPGDIMADQKAFYAAGELNQLLKTIG from the coding sequence ATGTCCGTTGTAGTTATTTTTGGAGGAACACGTCCACAAGGCAATACAGAAATACTAACAGAAAAAGCGCTTACAAATATTACAGCAGAAAGAATTTATATAGGGGATTTTCATATTGAATCGATTTTGGATAAACGCCATGACGCTGCGGGATTTCATGATCGTAATGATGATTATAATTCCATTTTAGACCGTATTCTCCCTCATGATACTATTATATTCGCAACGCCCATCTATTGGTACAGTATGTCAGGAATAATGAAAAACTTTATTGATCGCTGGTCCCAAAGCCTAAGGGATGCTAATTATCCCAACTTCAAACAACAAATGTCTGCAAAAAAAGGATATGTCATCGCAGTTGGAGGCGATGCTCCACATATAAAGGGCCTGCCGATGATTCAGCAATTTCAGTTCATCTTTAGCTTTATTGGTATGGAATTTGCAGGCTACATTCTTGGTATCGGCAACAAACCTGGAGACATAATGGCTGATCAAAAGGCATTTTATGCTGCAGGTGAGCTTAATCAGCTACTAAAAACCATTGGTTAA
- a CDS encoding serine/threonine protein kinase, whose protein sequence is MMKKKFIHLIETELLKKVVIRSEKAHNPVTAEHIPIGWKCIGVGNYAAVFMHYTEPELVVKINIVDKENLEKEADIYRRLGNHPSYSHLIYEGNNYLVLKRLEGITMYNAFAKGIRIPETVIKDINEALEYARSRGLNPFDIHGKNVMMKDGRGYVVDVSDFYKQGKDEKWEDLVKAYNKIYKKTLYKYPMKIPFKALDIIRHTYRFYKKIRRKLQWQN, encoded by the coding sequence ATGATGAAGAAGAAATTTATTCATTTAATAGAAACAGAGCTTTTAAAGAAAGTAGTCATAAGGAGCGAAAAAGCTCATAACCCGGTAACGGCCGAGCATATTCCAATCGGCTGGAAATGTATCGGAGTTGGGAATTATGCGGCTGTGTTCATGCATTATACAGAACCAGAGCTAGTCGTTAAAATAAATATAGTCGATAAAGAGAATTTAGAAAAGGAAGCAGATATATACAGAAGATTAGGCAATCATCCGAGCTATTCTCATCTAATTTATGAGGGAAATAATTATCTTGTATTAAAAAGGCTAGAAGGCATCACCATGTATAATGCTTTCGCAAAAGGAATAAGGATACCTGAAACAGTTATTAAGGATATCAATGAAGCGCTGGAATATGCTAGAAGCAGAGGCTTAAATCCATTTGATATTCACGGGAAGAACGTGATGATGAAGGATGGCAGAGGGTATGTTGTGGATGTCTCAGATTTTTATAAACAAGGGAAAGATGAGAAATGGGAGGATTTAGTAAAAGCTTATAATAAAATATATAAAAAAACCTTATATAAATACCCTATGAAAATTCCTTTTAAAGCACTGGATATAATAAGACATACTTACAGGTTCTATAAAAAAATCAGAAGAAAACTTCAATGGCAAAACTAA
- a CDS encoding iron-hydroxamate ABC transporter substrate-binding protein, giving the protein MKKLLVPFILLLVLIISACGNKTTGSTEEDAKGAEESDTITYESENGPIEVPADPQRVVALTNAGNVLALGVNLVGVDSWTMTNPRYEEKLNKDVEVVSDENIEKIAELKPDLIIAASTTKNLDKLGKIAPTVSYTYNKVDYLTQHLEIGKLLNKETEAQEWLDNFKADAKAAGEEVKAKIGEDATVTVLESYDKSMYVLGDNWGRGTEVLYQQMGLKMPDKVKEMAQKEGYYTISSEVLPEYVGDYLVISKYNDQDNSYQETDVYKEIPAVKNNHVMEANAYEFIYNDPISLDYQLEFFKENFLK; this is encoded by the coding sequence TTGAAGAAATTACTTGTACCATTCATTCTTTTACTCGTATTAATCATCAGTGCATGCGGTAACAAAACAACAGGATCAACAGAAGAAGATGCTAAAGGTGCAGAGGAATCTGACACTATTACATATGAATCTGAAAATGGCCCAATTGAAGTTCCAGCAGATCCACAAAGAGTAGTTGCATTAACAAACGCAGGTAATGTTTTAGCACTTGGTGTTAACCTTGTAGGGGTTGACTCTTGGACAATGACTAACCCGCGCTATGAAGAAAAACTAAATAAGGATGTTGAAGTTGTTTCGGATGAGAATATCGAAAAAATCGCTGAGCTTAAACCAGATTTGATTATTGCTGCAAGCACAACGAAAAACCTTGATAAGCTTGGAAAAATCGCGCCAACTGTTTCGTATACATATAATAAAGTCGACTATTTGACACAGCATCTTGAAATCGGGAAGCTTTTGAACAAAGAAACAGAAGCACAAGAATGGCTTGATAACTTTAAAGCAGACGCGAAAGCTGCAGGAGAAGAAGTCAAAGCAAAAATCGGTGAGGACGCAACTGTTACAGTATTAGAAAGCTATGATAAGAGCATGTATGTTCTTGGCGACAACTGGGGCAGAGGAACAGAAGTACTATATCAACAAATGGGCTTGAAAATGCCTGATAAAGTAAAAGAAATGGCTCAAAAGGAAGGCTATTACACAATTTCTTCTGAAGTACTTCCAGAATATGTTGGCGATTACTTAGTAATCAGCAAATATAACGACCAAGATAACTCATACCAGGAAACAGATGTATATAAAGAAATTCCTGCTGTGAAAAATAATCATGTAATGGAAGCAAATGCATACGAATTTATCTACAATGACCCAATTTCTTTAGATTATCAATTAGAATTCTTTAAAGAGAATTTCTTGAAATAA